A genomic window from Synechococcus sp. CBW1107 includes:
- a CDS encoding DUF47 domain-containing protein: MYGVTRRWPCRRLWLQRTCSRRKGGEPWQLYFHNAMQAWRGKPMSSETPPLFGKTRFLVGLIDEFLDKISEGVIIVEVGIKAYLSAHEEPEICLEKLNQIIEIKRSCSELRRTIVTMLYAEMLLPDARGDVLRLLGSLFELLDEMGDNFQELMVVQPRGLPEFGQDFADLTDMAIRCVQAVVAAARTFFRAPVAVRDHINEVRVFEDETDKLAWRMKRRIFATELSFEQRSQLREAVAMIDSMADRAENIGDDLSIFAIKRSL, from the coding sequence TTGTACGGCGTCACGCGGCGGTGGCCCTGCAGGAGGCTGTGGTTGCAACGAACCTGCAGCAGGCGGAAAGGCGGTGAACCATGGCAGCTATACTTCCACAACGCAATGCAGGCGTGGAGGGGGAAGCCAATGTCCAGCGAAACCCCGCCGCTTTTCGGTAAAACAAGGTTTCTGGTCGGGCTGATTGATGAGTTTCTCGACAAGATCTCCGAGGGTGTGATCATCGTCGAGGTGGGCATAAAAGCCTATCTCTCTGCCCACGAGGAACCGGAGATCTGCCTTGAGAAGCTGAATCAGATCATTGAGATCAAGCGCAGCTGCAGTGAACTGCGACGCACGATCGTCACGATGCTTTATGCCGAGATGCTGCTGCCCGATGCCCGCGGCGACGTGCTGCGCCTGCTCGGCAGCCTGTTCGAGCTGCTCGATGAGATGGGTGACAACTTCCAGGAGTTGATGGTCGTTCAGCCGCGCGGCCTGCCGGAATTCGGCCAGGATTTTGCCGATCTCACCGACATGGCGATCCGCTGCGTGCAGGCCGTGGTGGCGGCGGCCCGCACGTTCTTCCGTGCACCGGTCGCTGTGCGTGACCACATCAACGAAGTGCGGGTGTTCGAAGATGAAACCGACAAGCTCGCCTGGCGGATGAAGCGCAGGATTTTCGCCACCGAACTCAGCTTTGAGCAGCGTTCCCAGCTGCGGGAAGCCGTGGCCATGATCGACTCCATGGCCGACAGGGCGGAGAACATCGGCGATGACCTCTCGATCTTTGCGATCAAGCGTTCGCTCTGA
- a CDS encoding inorganic phosphate transporter: MSLIVTLVFLSSGLFLGWSMGANDASNAFGTAVATRMIRFSTAAFLCSAFVIIGAVTSGAGAAEGLGQLGSINALPGAFTAALAAAVTVAWMSKVGLPASTSQAVVGSIIGWNLFSGSPTDLGTLRRIVATWAISPVLGAIFAMVLYKLLLEWIRLSQPHLLSLDRNTRTGLVLAGIFGSYAIGANGIGNVMGFFVEASPFRDLAVGSINVSSVEQLFLIGSIAVAVGVYTYSRRVMLTVGDSLLTLSPLAAFVVVVSHSLVLFLFSSTALESLLANLGLPTIPLLPVSGSQAVIGSVLGIGLLQGLKGVRQIRWGVLGGIASGWVTTPLISAMIGFVLLFVVQNVFGQEVYLPPHSG, from the coding sequence GTGTCCCTGATCGTCACCCTGGTTTTCCTCTCCAGTGGCCTGTTTCTGGGCTGGTCGATGGGGGCGAATGACGCGTCCAACGCCTTCGGCACCGCCGTGGCCACACGGATGATCCGCTTCTCCACCGCCGCTTTCCTGTGCAGCGCGTTCGTGATCATCGGCGCAGTCACCAGTGGCGCCGGCGCCGCCGAGGGACTTGGACAGCTGGGCTCCATCAACGCCCTGCCGGGCGCCTTCACGGCTGCCCTGGCGGCTGCGGTCACGGTGGCCTGGATGAGCAAGGTGGGCCTGCCGGCCTCCACCAGTCAGGCGGTGGTGGGTTCGATCATCGGCTGGAACCTGTTCAGTGGCTCACCCACCGACCTGGGCACACTGCGCCGGATCGTGGCCACCTGGGCGATCTCACCCGTGCTCGGGGCGATCTTCGCGATGGTGCTGTACAAGCTGCTGCTGGAGTGGATTCGCCTCAGTCAGCCTCACCTGCTCTCGCTCGATCGCAACACCCGCACAGGCCTTGTCCTGGCGGGTATCTTCGGTTCCTATGCCATCGGCGCCAACGGCATCGGCAACGTGATGGGCTTCTTCGTGGAAGCGTCACCATTCCGTGATCTCGCCGTTGGCAGCATCAATGTTTCGTCCGTGGAGCAGTTGTTTCTGATCGGCTCCATCGCTGTGGCTGTGGGTGTCTACACCTACTCACGACGCGTGATGCTGACCGTGGGTGACAGCCTGCTGACCCTCTCACCCCTGGCTGCCTTCGTGGTGGTGGTGTCCCATTCGTTGGTGCTGTTCCTCTTCTCCTCCACGGCGTTGGAGAGCCTGCTGGCGAATCTTGGACTGCCCACGATTCCGTTGTTACCGGTGTCGGGTTCGCAGGCGGTGATCGGTTCAGTGCTTGGCATCGGCCTGCTGCAGGGCCTCAAGGGGGTCCGCCAGATTCGCTGGGGCGTCCTTGGAGGGATCGCCTCCGGCTGGGTCACCACGCCACTGATCTCGGCCATGATCGGCTTCGTGCTGTTGTTCGTGGTCCAGAACGTCTTCGGCCAGGAGGTCTACCTCCCACCCCACTCCGGCTGA
- a CDS encoding mechanosensitive ion channel domain-containing protein has protein sequence MGTFAAGVVLQIFRPISGGDYIEGGGVEDTVEEVGMFVTSIASPANVSHIVANGKLDNSADMEVLEFTERGPKLAVRPPAHTSHYL, from the coding sequence TTGGGCACCTTCGCCGCCGGGGTGGTCCTGCAGATCTTCCGGCCGATCAGCGGGGGGGATTACATCGAAGGCGGTGGCGTGGAAGACACGGTGGAGGAGGTGGGCATGTTCGTGACCTCCATTGCCTCGCCGGCCAACGTGAGCCACATCGTGGCCAACGGCAAGCTCGATAACTCCGCCGACATGGAGGTGCTGGAGTTCACCGAGCGAGGGCCGAAACTGGCTGTGCGCCCTCCTGCCCACACCAGCCACTACTTGTAG
- a CDS encoding valine--tRNA ligase — translation MAEAALPKTYDPAGTEARWQGAWEEAGAFHPDPSAPGDPFSVVIPPPNVTGSLHMGHGFETALIDTIVRFQRLQGKNVLCLPGTDHASIAVQSILERQIKAEGGSKDDLGRDAFLERAWSWKAASGGTIVGQLRRLGYSVDWKRERFTLDPGLNKAVVEAFVRLHEQGLIYRGEYLVNWCPASGSAVSDLEVEMKELDGHLWHFRYPLSGGAAADGTDHLVVATTRPETLLGDTGVAVHPTDPRYAALVGQTITLPLVGREIPIVADEHVDPAFGTGCVKVTPAHDPNDFAIGSRHGLPLITVMAKDGSMNAASGRFAGLDRFEARKAVVAAMEAEGFLVKVEPHRHSVPFSDRGKVPVEPLLSTQWFARAEPLAARCREALDRGEPRFVPQRWEKVYRDWLTDIRDWCISRQLWWGHRIPAWFVVSETGGVISDATPYVVARDGAEAQAKAEAQYGEASRAAGRELQLEQDPDVLDTWFSSGLWPFSTLGWPDETSADLATWYPTSVLVTGFDIIFFWVARMTMLSGAFLQEGEVPVGGRDTWIPFRDVMIHGLVRDENNRKMSKSAGNGIDPLPLIERYGADALRFALVREVAGAGQDIRLDYDRTDGSSATVEAARNFANKLWNATRFALMNLGGETPASLGEPDPESLTLADRWILSRLARVNRETAERYGSYGLGEAAKGLYEFAWNEVCDWTIELLKRRLNPRPASEGDTPGETLSPEALADQRVARQVLAKVLAELLVLLHPLMPHLSEELWHGLTGAQEETFLALQAWPALNEAALDDALEARFSELIEAIRVVRNLRAVAGLKPSQSAPVVFLTSRPELAAVLREATGDITALTRAASVEVRDPGASAAPASERCLAAVSGELQVLLPIEGLVDLDALRGRLEKDLAKAEKEIKGLAGRLANPNFAGKAPPEVVAECRVNLAEAEAQAALAQGRLKGLG, via the coding sequence ATGGCCGAGGCCGCCCTGCCCAAGACCTACGACCCGGCCGGCACCGAAGCCCGCTGGCAGGGCGCCTGGGAGGAAGCCGGTGCCTTCCATCCCGATCCGAGTGCGCCAGGTGATCCGTTCTCGGTGGTGATCCCGCCGCCGAACGTGACCGGCAGCCTGCACATGGGCCACGGCTTCGAGACGGCCCTGATCGACACGATCGTGCGCTTCCAGCGGCTGCAGGGCAAAAATGTGTTGTGTCTGCCCGGCACCGACCACGCCTCGATCGCGGTGCAGTCGATCCTGGAGAGGCAGATCAAGGCCGAGGGCGGCAGCAAGGACGACCTGGGCCGCGACGCCTTCCTCGAGCGCGCCTGGAGCTGGAAGGCCGCGAGCGGCGGCACGATCGTCGGCCAGCTGCGGCGGCTGGGTTACTCGGTGGACTGGAAGCGGGAGCGCTTCACCCTTGATCCCGGCCTCAACAAAGCCGTGGTGGAGGCCTTCGTGCGGCTGCACGAGCAGGGGCTGATCTACCGGGGCGAGTACCTGGTGAACTGGTGCCCGGCCTCGGGATCGGCGGTGAGCGATCTGGAGGTGGAGATGAAGGAGCTCGACGGGCACCTCTGGCACTTCCGCTATCCGCTCAGCGGCGGTGCCGCCGCCGATGGCACCGATCACCTGGTGGTGGCCACCACCCGCCCCGAAACCCTGCTGGGCGACACCGGCGTGGCCGTCCACCCCACCGACCCCCGCTACGCCGCCCTGGTGGGCCAGACGATCACCCTGCCACTGGTGGGCCGAGAGATTCCGATCGTGGCCGATGAGCACGTCGATCCCGCCTTCGGCACCGGCTGTGTCAAGGTCACGCCCGCCCACGACCCCAACGACTTCGCCATCGGTTCCCGCCATGGCCTGCCCCTGATCACGGTGATGGCGAAGGACGGCAGCATGAACGCCGCTAGCGGCCGCTTCGCCGGGCTGGATCGCTTCGAGGCCAGGAAGGCGGTGGTGGCCGCGATGGAGGCCGAAGGCTTCCTGGTGAAGGTGGAACCGCACCGCCACAGCGTGCCGTTTTCGGATCGGGGCAAGGTGCCGGTGGAGCCGCTGCTCTCCACCCAGTGGTTCGCCCGGGCCGAGCCCCTGGCCGCCCGCTGCCGCGAGGCCCTCGATAGGGGCGAGCCCCGCTTCGTGCCCCAGCGCTGGGAGAAGGTCTACCGCGACTGGCTCACGGACATCCGCGACTGGTGCATCAGCCGCCAGCTCTGGTGGGGCCACCGCATCCCCGCCTGGTTTGTGGTGAGCGAGACCGGCGGCGTGATTTCTGATGCCACCCCCTATGTGGTGGCGCGCGACGGGGCCGAAGCCCAGGCCAAGGCGGAGGCGCAATACGGGGAGGCCAGCCGGGCGGCGGGGCGGGAGCTGCAGCTGGAGCAGGACCCCGACGTGCTCGACACCTGGTTCTCCAGCGGCCTCTGGCCCTTCTCCACCCTGGGCTGGCCCGACGAGACCAGCGCCGACCTGGCCACCTGGTATCCCACCAGCGTGCTGGTGACCGGCTTCGACATCATCTTCTTCTGGGTGGCGCGGATGACGATGCTCTCCGGCGCCTTCCTGCAGGAGGGCGAGGTGCCGGTGGGCGGCCGCGACACCTGGATCCCCTTCCGCGACGTGATGATCCACGGCCTGGTACGGGATGAGAACAACCGCAAGATGAGCAAATCCGCGGGCAACGGCATCGATCCTCTGCCGCTGATCGAGCGCTACGGCGCCGATGCCCTGCGCTTCGCCCTGGTGCGGGAGGTGGCCGGCGCCGGCCAGGACATCCGCCTCGACTACGACCGCACCGACGGCAGCTCGGCCACGGTGGAGGCGGCGCGCAACTTCGCCAACAAGCTCTGGAACGCCACCCGCTTCGCCCTGATGAACCTGGGCGGCGAAACGCCCGCCTCCCTGGGGGAACCCGATCCCGAGAGCCTGACCCTGGCCGATCGCTGGATTCTCTCCCGCCTGGCCCGGGTGAACCGCGAAACCGCCGAGCGCTATGGCAGCTACGGCCTCGGCGAGGCCGCCAAGGGGCTCTACGAGTTCGCCTGGAACGAGGTCTGCGACTGGACGATCGAGCTGCTCAAGCGGCGGCTCAATCCCCGACCCGCCAGCGAGGGCGACACCCCGGGCGAGACCCTCAGTCCCGAAGCCCTGGCCGATCAGCGGGTGGCCCGGCAGGTGCTTGCCAAGGTGCTGGCCGAACTGCTGGTGCTGCTCCATCCACTGATGCCCCACCTGAGTGAGGAGCTCTGGCACGGTCTCACCGGCGCCCAGGAAGAAACCTTCCTGGCCCTGCAGGCCTGGCCGGCGCTGAACGAGGCGGCCCTCGATGACGCCCTCGAGGCCCGGTTCTCCGAGCTGATCGAAGCGATCCGGGTGGTGCGCAACCTGCGGGCCGTGGCCGGCCTCAAGCCCTCCCAGAGCGCGCCGGTGGTGTTCCTCACCAGCCGGCCGGAGCTGGCGGCGGTGCTGCGCGAGGCCACGGGCGACATCACCGCCCTCACCCGAGCGGCGTCGGTGGAGGTGCGAGATCCAGGCGCCTCTGCCGCGCCAGCCAGCGAGCGCTGCCTGGCGGCGGTGAGCGGTGAACTGCAGGTGTTGCTGCCGATCGAGGGCCTGGTCGATCTCGACGCCTTGCGCGGCCGCCTGGAGAAGGACCTGGCCAAGGCGGAGAAGGAGATCAAGGGCCTGGCCGGTCGCCTGGCCAACCCCAACTTCGCCGGCAAGGCACCGCCGGAGGTGGTGGCCGAGTGCCGCGTCAACCTGGCCGAAGCTGAGGCCCAGGCGGCACTGGCGCAGGGAAGGCTGAAGGGTTTGGGCTGA